In one window of Mesoplodon densirostris isolate mMesDen1 chromosome 4, mMesDen1 primary haplotype, whole genome shotgun sequence DNA:
- the ATP5F1C gene encoding ATP synthase subunit gamma, mitochondrial isoform X2: MFPPAGLAGLLAWAVQPQRIQVRNMATLKDITRRLKSIKNIQKITKSMKMVAAAKYARAERELKPARVYGIGSLALYEKADIKVPEDKKKHLLIGVSSDRGLCGAIHSSIAKHLKSEATNLTAAGKEVKIVGVGDKIRSILHRTHSNQFLVTFKEVGRRPPTFGDASVIALELLNSGYEFDEGSIIFNRFRSVISYKTEERPIFSLGTIASAESMSIYDDIDADVLQNYQEYSLANIIYYSLKESTTSEQSARMTAMDNASKNASEMIDKLTLTFNRTRQAVITKELIEIISGAAAL; this comes from the exons ATGTTTCCCCCGGCGGGCCTCGCAGGGCTGTTGGCCTGGGCCGTGCAGCCACAAAG GATCCAAGTTCGAAATATGGCAACCTTGAAAGATA TTACCAGGCGACTAAAATCAATCAAAAACATCCAGAAAATTACCAAGTCTATGAAAATGGTAGCAGCAGCGAAATATGCCCGAGCGGAGAGGGAGCTGAAACCAGCCCGAGTGTATGGAATAGGATCCTTGG ctctataTGAAAAGGCTGATATTAAGGTGCCTGAAGACAAGAAGAAACATCTCCTTATCGGTGTGTCCTCAGACAGAGGGCTTTGTGGTGCTATTCATTCCTCGATTGCTAAACACTTAAAGAGTGAGGCGACCAATCTCACAGCAGCTGGGAAAGAAGTTAAGATTGTTGGAGTTGGTGATAAAATCAGGAGTATACTTCACAG GACTCATTCTAACCAGTTTTTGGTGACATTCAAAGAAGTGGGGAGAAGGCCCCCTACCTTTGGGGATGCGTCGGTCATTGCCCTTGAACTGTTAAATTCTGGATATGAATTTGATGAAGGGTCTATCATCTTTAACAGATTCAG GTCTGTCATCTCCTACAAGACAGAAGAAAGGCCCATCTTTTCCCTTGGTACCATTGCAAGTGCTG AGAGCATGAGTATATATGATGATATTGACGCTGACGTGCTGCAGAATTACCAAGAGTACAGCCTGGCCAACATCATCTACTACTCTCTGAAGGAATCCACCACGAGTGAGCAGAGTGCCAGGATGACGGCCATGGACAATGCCAGCAAGAATGCTT CTGAAATGATTGACAAATTGACTTTGACGTTCAATCGCACCCGCCAAGCTGTCATCACCAAGGAGCTGATAGAAATCATCTCTGGTGCTGCGGCTCT gtaA
- the ATP5F1C gene encoding ATP synthase subunit gamma, mitochondrial isoform X1 → MFPPAGLAGLLAWAVQPQRIQVRNMATLKDITRRLKSIKNIQKITKSMKMVAAAKYARAERELKPARVYGIGSLALYEKADIKVPEDKKKHLLIGVSSDRGLCGAIHSSIAKHLKSEATNLTAAGKEVKIVGVGDKIRSILHRTHSNQFLVTFKEVGRRPPTFGDASVIALELLNSGYEFDEGSIIFNRFRSVISYKTEERPIFSLGTIASAESMSIYDDIDADVLQNYQEYSLANIIYYSLKESTTSEQSARMTAMDNASKNASEMIDKLTLTFNRTRQAVITKELIEIISGAAALN, encoded by the exons ATGTTTCCCCCGGCGGGCCTCGCAGGGCTGTTGGCCTGGGCCGTGCAGCCACAAAG GATCCAAGTTCGAAATATGGCAACCTTGAAAGATA TTACCAGGCGACTAAAATCAATCAAAAACATCCAGAAAATTACCAAGTCTATGAAAATGGTAGCAGCAGCGAAATATGCCCGAGCGGAGAGGGAGCTGAAACCAGCCCGAGTGTATGGAATAGGATCCTTGG ctctataTGAAAAGGCTGATATTAAGGTGCCTGAAGACAAGAAGAAACATCTCCTTATCGGTGTGTCCTCAGACAGAGGGCTTTGTGGTGCTATTCATTCCTCGATTGCTAAACACTTAAAGAGTGAGGCGACCAATCTCACAGCAGCTGGGAAAGAAGTTAAGATTGTTGGAGTTGGTGATAAAATCAGGAGTATACTTCACAG GACTCATTCTAACCAGTTTTTGGTGACATTCAAAGAAGTGGGGAGAAGGCCCCCTACCTTTGGGGATGCGTCGGTCATTGCCCTTGAACTGTTAAATTCTGGATATGAATTTGATGAAGGGTCTATCATCTTTAACAGATTCAG GTCTGTCATCTCCTACAAGACAGAAGAAAGGCCCATCTTTTCCCTTGGTACCATTGCAAGTGCTG AGAGCATGAGTATATATGATGATATTGACGCTGACGTGCTGCAGAATTACCAAGAGTACAGCCTGGCCAACATCATCTACTACTCTCTGAAGGAATCCACCACGAGTGAGCAGAGTGCCAGGATGACGGCCATGGACAATGCCAGCAAGAATGCTT CTGAAATGATTGACAAATTGACTTTGACGTTCAATCGCACCCGCCAAGCTGTCATCACCAAGGAGCTGATAGAAATCATCTCTGGTGCTGCGGCTCT GAACTAA
- the ATP5F1C gene encoding ATP synthase subunit gamma, mitochondrial isoform X3, whose translation MFPPAGLAGLLAWAVQPQRIQVRNMATLKDITRRLKSIKNIQKITKSMKMVAAAKYARAERELKPARVYGIGSLALYEKADIKVPEDKKKHLLIGVSSDRGLCGAIHSSIAKHLKSEATNLTAAGKEVKIVGVGDKIRSILHRTHSNQFLVTFKEVGRRPPTFGDASVIALELLNSGYEFDEGSIIFNRFRSVISYKTEERPIFSLGTIASAESMSIYDDIDADVLQNYQEYSLANIIYYSLKESTTSEQSARMTAMDNASKNASEMIDKLTLTFNRTRQAVITKELIEIISGAAAL comes from the exons ATGTTTCCCCCGGCGGGCCTCGCAGGGCTGTTGGCCTGGGCCGTGCAGCCACAAAG GATCCAAGTTCGAAATATGGCAACCTTGAAAGATA TTACCAGGCGACTAAAATCAATCAAAAACATCCAGAAAATTACCAAGTCTATGAAAATGGTAGCAGCAGCGAAATATGCCCGAGCGGAGAGGGAGCTGAAACCAGCCCGAGTGTATGGAATAGGATCCTTGG ctctataTGAAAAGGCTGATATTAAGGTGCCTGAAGACAAGAAGAAACATCTCCTTATCGGTGTGTCCTCAGACAGAGGGCTTTGTGGTGCTATTCATTCCTCGATTGCTAAACACTTAAAGAGTGAGGCGACCAATCTCACAGCAGCTGGGAAAGAAGTTAAGATTGTTGGAGTTGGTGATAAAATCAGGAGTATACTTCACAG GACTCATTCTAACCAGTTTTTGGTGACATTCAAAGAAGTGGGGAGAAGGCCCCCTACCTTTGGGGATGCGTCGGTCATTGCCCTTGAACTGTTAAATTCTGGATATGAATTTGATGAAGGGTCTATCATCTTTAACAGATTCAG GTCTGTCATCTCCTACAAGACAGAAGAAAGGCCCATCTTTTCCCTTGGTACCATTGCAAGTGCTG AGAGCATGAGTATATATGATGATATTGACGCTGACGTGCTGCAGAATTACCAAGAGTACAGCCTGGCCAACATCATCTACTACTCTCTGAAGGAATCCACCACGAGTGAGCAGAGTGCCAGGATGACGGCCATGGACAATGCCAGCAAGAATGCTT CTGAAATGATTGACAAATTGACTTTGACGTTCAATCGCACCCGCCAAGCTGTCATCACCAAGGAGCTGATAGAAATCATCTCTGGTGCTGCGGCTCTGTAA